The Neomonachus schauinslandi chromosome 4, ASM220157v2, whole genome shotgun sequence genome includes a region encoding these proteins:
- the SYNC gene encoding syncoilin, whose amino-acid sequence MASPEPRHGGDGAAQAARETRAEASSPLEEENSESPPEVGTLDPEVSLSLKGTLNLEDILYLGDKGDLDEIDETLCVEETEKPEETLHIEETRQPGEALDVDEPAKPEEILYVEEPAKPEETASPEQTGDGGETGMSEETARPEEGLSAGPSPSTEGLSIEDLELLEERFQQCVQAVAQLEGERDQLIHELVLLREPALQEVQQVHQDILAAYKLHAQAELERDGLREEIRLVKQRLFKVTKECVACQYQLECRQQDVAQFAELRDALTSRAAQLSEELVQLREAYQRQKEQLRQQLEAPPSQRDEHFLQESRRLSAQFENLMAESRQGLEAEYEPQLLRLLERKEAAAKALQKTQAEIQEMKEALRPLQAEARQLQLQNRNVEEQIRLVRHKRDEEVQQYREQLEEMEERQRQLRSGVQLQQQKNKEMEQLRISLAEELSTYKGCLETYGRICNPETTKNLLVKDH is encoded by the exons ATGGCCAGCCCGGAGCCCCGGCACGGCGGGGACGGCGCCGCCCAGGCCGCGAG GGAAACAAGAGCAGAAGCCAGTTCTCCTCTTGAAGAAGAGAACTCTGAATCCCCCCCTGAGGTGGGGACTTTGGACCCAGAAGTGAGTCTGTCTTTGAAGGGGACCTTGAACTTAGAGGACATTCTCTACCTGGGGGACAAAGGTGACCTCGATGAGATAGATGAGACACTGTGTGTGGAAGAGACGGAGAAGCCCGAGGAGACACTGCACATCGAGGAGACCAGGCAGCCAGGGGAGGCCCTGGATGTGGACGAGCCTGCGAAGCCAGAGGAGATCCTCTATGTGGAAGAGCCCGCGAAGCCAGAAGAGACCGCAAGCCCAGAGCAGACCGGTGATGGGGGAGAGACGGGCATGAGCGAGGAGACAGCTCGCCCTGAGGAGGGCCTCAGCGCCGGGCCTAGTCCCAGCACAGAGGGTCTGAGCATAGAGGATCTGGAACTGCTGGAGGAGCGTTTCCAGCAGTGTGTCCAAGCTGTGGCCCagctggaaggggagagggaccAGCTCATTCACGAGCTGGTGTTGCTCCGGGAACCAGCCCTGCAGGAGGTGCAGCAGGTCCACCAGGACATCCTGGCTGCCTATAAGCTGCACGCCCAGGCGGAGCTGGAGAGGGACGGGCTAAGGGAGGAGATCCGGCTGGTCAAGCAGAGGCTGTTCAAGGTGACCAAGGAGTGTGTGGCCTGCCAGTACCAGCTGGAGTGCCGCCAGCAGGACGTGGCCCAGTTTGCCGAGCTCCGGGACGCGCTGACCAGCCGGGCGGCCCAGCTCTCCGAGGAACTAGTCCAGCTCCGGGAGGCCTAccagaggcagaaggagcagctAAGGCAACAACTAGAAGCCCCTCCAAGCCAGAGGGACGAGCACTTTCTCCAGGAGAGCCGGCGGCTCTCTGCCCAGTTTGAGAACCTCATGGCCGAGAGCCGCCAGGGCCTGGAAGCGGAGTATGAGCCTCAGCTGCTGCGCCTTCTAGAGAGGAAAGAAGCTGCGGCCAAAGCTCTACAGAAAACCCAGGCCGAGATCCAAGAGATGAAGGAGGCTCTGAGACCCCTGCAAGCAGAGGCCCGGCAGCTCCAGCTGCAGAACAGGAACGTGGAGGAGCAGATCAGGCTTGTAAGGCACAAGCGAGATGAGGAGGTGCAGCAGTACCGG GAACAGCTGGAGGAAATGGAAGAACGACAGAGGCAGTTAAGGAGCGGGGTGCAACTCCAGcaacagaagaacaaagagatgGAGCAGCTAAGGATCAGCCTTGCTGAAGAGCTCTCCACTTATAA GGGCTGTTTAGAAACGTATGGCCGAATCTGTAacccagaaacaacaaaaaaccttttagTAAAGGATCACTAA